The genome window CATAGGCTTGGTTGACAGAGTCTGTCAACTTGGAAATCAAGCGACGTAGCATAGCCTTTTCTGCAACGATTTTAGCATAATACTCCGCGTTGGCTGAAGTTGGTACAGAGTTGACAATTTCAACAAGATAGGACAAGCCACCAATATTTTGGAGATCCCCTTGGCTATCCAAAATCGTTCGAACTGTCGTCGCATCAATCGCCTCTCCACGATCCGACAAGTCTACCATCGCTTGGAAAATCAACCGATGAGCATACTTAAAGAAGTCTCTAGAATCAATGTATTCTCGGACAAAAACGAGCTTGCTCTCATCTATAAAAATAGCCCCCAAAACAGATTGTTCGGCCAAAATATCCTGAGGTTGAACTCGCAGTTCCTCTACTTCTGCCATCCGACTTTCCTTCCTTTTACAATCTTGTCAAGAAGTTGTAAACTTACCCTTCTTTTACACGAAGATTGATGACACTTGTAACATCTTGATAGATCTTCACTGGTACATCAATCAAACCTACTGCTCGAATTGGTGCCTTTACTTGAATATGACGCTTGTCAATATTGATACCAAACTGCTTTTGCAATTCTTCTGCAATTTTCTTGTTGGTGATGGATCCAAAGGTACGGCCATCTGGTCCAACTTTTTCAACAAACTCTACAACCGTTTCTTCTGCTTCAAGCTTAGCCTTGATGGCTCTTGCCTCTGCTAACATCTCTGCATGAGCCTTTTCCTCTGATTTTTGTTTTCCACGCAATTCACCGATTGCCTGTGCAGTCGCTTCCTTAGCCAAATTCTTTTTAATCAGGAAGTTTTGAGCATAGCCAGTTGGCACTTCCTTGATTTCGCCTTTTTTCCCTTTTCCTTTAACATCTGCTAAAAAGATTACTTTCATTCTTCTTTCTCCTTTTCCTTTAGTTCATCTAAGACAAGTTGAGTCAATTTGTCTCCAGCTTCTGACAGACCCATATTCTCGATTTGTGCAGCAGCTAGATTAAAGTGACCACCGCCACCCAACTCTTCCATAATGCGTTGGACATTGATTTTACTGCGGCTTCGAGCTGAGATAGAGATAAATCCTTGTGTATTTTTTGCTAGAACGAAACTAGCCTCAATACCAGACATAGCCAACATAGCATCGGCAGCCTTACTGATGACAACCGTATCATAAGTAGTTGAGTCCTTCGCTTGGGCAATCAAGACATCGGCACCCAGCTTACGACCTTGTAAAATGAGTTCATTTACCTCACGGTACTCTTCAAAATCTGTCGCAGCAATCTCCTGAATTGCGATACTGTCACTTCCCCGTGTTCTCAGATAGCTAGCCACATCAAAGGTTCGACTCGTCACGCGAGATGTAAAATTCTTGGTATCCAGCATCATACCAGCCATCAAAACACTGGCCTGCATACGACTTAAACGATTTTTCTTAGAATTTTGGAACTGAATCAATTCTGTGACCAACTCACTGGCACTACTTGCCCCACTTTCAATATAGGTGATGACTGCATTCTCTGGAAAATCCTGATCACGTCTATGATGGTCAATGACAATGGTTTGAGTGAACAGTTCGTAAAAATCTTTCGATAAAGTCAAAGCCGTCTTGGAATGATCCACTAAAATCAACAAAGAGCGCTTGGTGACCAATCTCATCGCATCAGTCAGAGGCAAGAGCTTAGTGACACCCTCTTTTTCCAAGAAGTTGACCGCGCGCTCAATGTCTGGTGACATTTGTTCTGCATCATAAACAGCATAGCTATTTTCAGTGATATTGTTAGCAAACAACTGCATGCCAACCGCAGACCCCAAGGCATCCATATCCAGATTCTTGTGCCCGACTACAAAGACTTGGTCTACACTTCTAATTTTATCTGAAATAGCTGTCATCATTGCTCTGGTACGTGTTCTTGTTCTCTTAACAGAGGCTGCGGAACCACCACCAAAGTAGACTGGATTCTTGGTTTCATCATTTTCCTTGACAACCACCTGGTCCCCACCACGAACCTCAGCTAAGTTCAAGTTTCTTAAAGCAACTTTCCCTATCTCATCATGATTTCCATCACCATAAGAAAAGCCCATGCTCAAGGTCAATGGCAGCTGTCTCTGTTTTGCCTC of Streptococcus oralis contains these proteins:
- a CDS encoding DHH family phosphoesterase, giving the protein MKKNNLTPISAVLLGIATFGTLTMLIIFSQNNVVTISALFLFVLLYLLLFIWQKKQYEKSEIEQIQYVNHQAEDSLNTLLDQMPVGVLKLDLSSGEVEWFNPYAELILTTEEGEIDVDLIQTIIKASVGNPGSYANLGETRYAVHMDKVSGVLYFFDVSGEYEATVELVTSRPVIGVISVDNYDDLEDATSDSDISHINSFVANFVSEFASKYAMFSRRVGMDRFYLFTDYTVLEGLMNDKFSVIDAFREEAKQRQLPLTLSMGFSYGDGNHDEIGKVALRNLNLAEVRGGDQVVVKENDETKNPVYFGGGSAASVKRTRTRTRAMMTAISDKIRSVDQVFVVGHKNLDMDALGSAVGMQLFANNITENSYAVYDAEQMSPDIERAVNFLEKEGVTKLLPLTDAMRLVTKRSLLILVDHSKTALTLSKDFYELFTQTIVIDHHRRDQDFPENAVITYIESGASSASELVTELIQFQNSKKNRLSRMQASVLMAGMMLDTKNFTSRVTSRTFDVASYLRTRGSDSIAIQEIAATDFEEYREVNELILQGRKLGADVLIAQAKDSTTYDTVVISKAADAMLAMSGIEASFVLAKNTQGFISISARSRSKINVQRIMEELGGGGHFNLAAAQIENMGLSEAGDKLTQLVLDELKEKEKEE
- the rplI gene encoding 50S ribosomal protein L9, which gives rise to MKVIFLADVKGKGKKGEIKEVPTGYAQNFLIKKNLAKEATAQAIGELRGKQKSEEKAHAEMLAEARAIKAKLEAEETVVEFVEKVGPDGRTFGSITNKKIAEELQKQFGINIDKRHIQVKAPIRAVGLIDVPVKIYQDVTSVINLRVKEG